gataaaagccaaaaagatttttaattttatttttaccatgtttttaaaaaattaataaattaatattaaataaatattgtaaacttttaaaattgtaaatatttggaaaattaatatttttaatataagtttgtatgtataaaaacaaaaatataatttaagtttggtgtgaatttataatatgaatttttaattaagtttggtgtgaatttttttaattttatgcattttaaatttaagtttggtgtgaatttaaaaacaaaaatttactttatttcgtaagttaaaaatatgatttttaaaattcgtcgtgagttgaagactaggtcattgaaccgaaattgctttacctgagggagggacgagaacttttattatcattatttttaattttattgaattaaagtatgccaaaaacattaaaaaaacccaaaaatctttgcttttaaaaccgcgctttaaattgacaaattttaaaattttgtcgagggactgaCTAGgatatcgttccgaaacgacctcgtcctaaataacaagggaaacaaaattttaaaattaattaattaattgttttacaagttaagtttttttataaaaaaaaaaaaatcaaactccgcgactcgcggagtttgaaaaggaaagtaccgcgactcgcggagtttgtaaattccagaaaaaaataaaacgtaaaaacagatcagtccccaacacaaccacaccacaaaactgcgaaaacacagcaaaaaacacacacaaaaatcgaattttttcaccatttttcatcaaatctttcacaaaatcatgttgagaaggatgctatcaaggaattactcaaggaaaacggtaaatttctacaccaaaacaccctttaatccgaaaatttagtgttcttgagcaattttatacccaattcgattttgatgttttttagtgtaattatacttaaattgtttatgtattatgcttgtataacctagattgatgctatttaacatgattagaagccttaaacttcaaattttgagtaatctagggtttgtgttcttgagcaatttggggctttttgatataaacaggttatggccgatttttgtcatgaattattgctaaattaagtagtgtaacatgtttaggtagttaaatgatccaaactttgagcctaaacatgatttttaagaattaaagtggactttttcaaatctaaaattcatgaacttgatttttgagagataatgccatttgaaacttgtttaattgctaataatgattattttgacatgatatttgagttgaatgcttatgaacttggcaaacattttcgtatatgcttatttgaaaaagtgtagatttgataaaaatatgaaaatgagtataagtttgatataaattgaacatgtcattgtaattattttgaatgatgattttgctgacactaatgcatatttggatgcacaaaaattgtgtttgatgtgttttgcagactgaaagggttgaatcttcatcccaagctcgcattgctcctcctgagaatgcggaacaacaggatgttgatagctattacaaacaagatatacctcatccagttatgatattttcagatatgcacgtggaagatttgcacccgaacttgagattagacagacgttggatagattatccaaaataccaaaggagcttacacactcttcattctaaagctgttgaagtacctagggtaatagaatgggaaccgttagaagccgtaggattggccgaatggattagagaattacttacacagaggtatggtaattctacttttaacgattgagtacgattattcaacatgcgtagacctgtatataaagtatggtgtgaagaattattgtgtagtatagaaataaatgatcgggtagctagtttaaccgatcgaacttttattagatttttgttaggaggttcgatgcgccacatgtctctactagacatggcttaggccttacgtatatatacgcatgaggagctagcatctgccgattgtcgagggttgatattaaatggtaggaagattgatgaaaattttgatacgcatggtgtatggagtcaaatgactagccatcaccgatttaaagggggaaattactcttatcttgatattgatagagctgaattaagagtaattcacaggtttctagcgaactcgattacacagcgaggtaaaaataaggaaaaggtaaatgagcaagatttattttaccacatgtgtattcgagacccacaaagcactgtaagtataccttactgtgtgggttattatttatcagctatggttagggggatgagaccgcacagtataataggaggtggtatatttattacattaattgctgagtatctcgatgtggatataagtcgggggggattattaatcgaagaaccagaaccccacgatacaattgatttaaatgtatatcatggtgctaaggttttgaagaggcgaaataacgccgcagtacaatataatggaagacatccacaggttgaaagaaatcaacagccaggtaatgtgggagggggaaatgaaatgacagaaatgcaaaggtttatagcttcacaagagtatgaaaatgctagacatcgagcatttgaagattggcaagttcatcaaaaccacatcatagctcattgccaacatataggtagaaactatattcctactccaaagcccgtatttcctccctggtctatagagatccaaccaccgtatcctacttataacccagctgaagcattctataacacatacggttatgcatggaacccctactggtatcagtatcaaccctagtttatttagttttatttatttttgtaatgttactacatttaacacttatgttgatattgtaatagtttttataattttttaacttttattattagattttaataatttttaaatgtggggtaatataccaaacttcaaaaatatgtatatatgtttgcagtttatcttatgtacacaacagggtaaaacaacgcattttcaaagactggcattaagttcagcaaaagcaactaattttgacgacaagatgcaaaatatatgtgaaataacaacaagatggaatgaacaaatgatatgcaccatttatcattcagcaaacaaagaacaatatgtttggaaactttggtaaaatttaatcatttttctacgctaatcaccctcaataatttaaattgttactgatttcttgcaaatgagggcattgcaagatcttaagtgtgggaaggggttaaattctttcggattttaaaatttttaatttaaacacttggttaccattaaaaatactagtaacgcagtagttgtattagaatctagtgctctcggaTAATAAAGaaaagccctagtcttatatactgactacccaattctagtaaaaattttcaatattttcaattaaatgaactcaaaatcatgtttatacatatttatgaacgatgaaaactaggtgttaacaccgaaattattgttaccttggaaaggacataaattgagaaacaacccaaaatgtcagaattcatttaagaatggaatagaggaaaataaaaaggcaaagaaaggaaaataaaagccaagtgtgggaaatattaaccaagttattcaaattatatatcacatatttttgtacaaataactgaaaatacttttgctttggactaaactaaaaagttttacccaatttactgtaatatatttgaaagaaaagatggatctacacgatgaatcaatttcatcattaaaaggaagtaaagtcttccaaaaaaaaacgcgcttcttgatttaggtcatgaagttgtcgtccagaccagctgtaggttgacaaaaaacctagaaaagtcatctctaaaatcagcaggaaatccacggacctcagcatcaaacagggtcgccaagtggtcagacttatcctaaccatgagaggatctgtcttgtaaaatggggaggacgccatgcaaattagctggataagactaatgaatcagatctccagaaaggataatctccttaaagattaaaaatcagcttttaagactgatattactcaatcctagagattgacctaaaagattgagaattacaaactcatggaattcaatgatatctaaactcgagcttgaacgagaaaatattttgatcaaaattacaaaccgatttgttttctaaaaacccattttcaatgcgttcattaccattgaacgtaaaatcctaggaattcacctggaattcattaggtcacctgaaccaaatcgggtgtcaaccgtatgaacggtggttgcataacatggtcaaagacaggaccttgtgccagaccgaaaaattataagggtgagctttactattgctcctaccaaggatagtaattgcatccgatacgttatagaccataattaaaagcatgtcaggggacattgccttaacagttgcttgttcaacgctttcctttacaaccggacggtagtttaccgaaaggtaatatacggagcaagtatactggacgtgttgctttcccaatacaaggttagcaagtgggtgacacaaaaccgcaagttttgagctaaaattttcaaatctgaaacccactaaacccacaaaaacaatttgcaaacaccggtgaagggttattccgaaaaacttatctagggtaaaagctagatttaattttcaaaagatcaaatgttttcataaagatccaatttccttaatggatctaaatttttatagtcatgtgagactgtaaaccacatcgttactaccattgtttatatcgccgtaaagaaatcactgatgtacaaagtatgaagaataaagaagtgattctagtatttcaagactatattgcttgaggacaagcaacactcaagtgtgggaatatttgataatgctaaaaacgaacatatatttcatagcattatccctcaagaaagacaagcttttagttgcaattgttctatttacaagtgatattcgtttaaataataaaaggtgaagacaaaagacagattcgacgaattgaagacgcaaacgaccaaaaagctcaaaagtacaaaatacaatcaaagaggttccaattattgataagaaacgtctcaaaattacaagagtacaagattcaaaacgcaaagtacaagatattaaattgtacgcaaggacgttcgaaaatccggaaacgggaccagagtcaactctcaacgcttgacacaacggactaaaaattacaagttaactatgtatataaatataatataatatataattaattatataaattatatatatatatatatatatatatatatatatatatatatatatatatatatatatatatattatatttatattaaaaccgtcggcagactaggatccaaacttgtgtgagctggttttacgaactccgcgagttgcggagtttgtagtgcaaaagtgccgcgagttgcggagcagccaaattcgaaaatgcctataaaaggcaacgcattctgaacgttttaaatcgtcatatatcaatctctctatctaaacgtattatatatatatatatttatattttaattttaattttaattttaatttctaataataagggtatgttagcgaatgttgtaagggtgtaagtcgaaattctgtccgtgtaacgctacgctatttttaatcattgtaagttatgttcaacctttttaatttaatgtctcgtagctaagttattattatgcttatttaataccgaagtaatcatgatgttgggctaaaaatattaaaattgggtaattgggctttgtaccataattggggttttgataaaagaacgacacttgtggaaattagactatgggatattaatgggttttatattaactaaacaataccttgttaatttaatatacaaacttataatttgacgtatttatatataaccacatacgcttgactgggtacggtggcgggatatctataaataccaataattattcattttaccggacacggaactggattaatagttaatagacttgttgaaacaggggtgaattacattcaagggtaattagtgtaattgttaacaaagtattaaaaccttgttacaattcgaatccccaattagttggaatatttgacttcgggaataagaataatttgacgaaggctttcgctctttatatttatgattgatggattattatggacaaatccgtatggacatattaaataatccaggacaaagaacaattaacccatgggaataaactaaaatcaacacgtcaaacatcatgattacggaagtttaaataagcataattcctttattttcatatttaattgcacttctaattattgcacttttatttattgttattgtatttaattgcacttttatttattgtctttatatttaattgcacttttaattttcgtactctttaattatcgtaattttattttatcacacttttatttatcgcaatttcattatcgttatttactttacgctttaaattgagtcttttatttatttaatattttacattaggttttaactgcgactaaagttttaaaatcgacaaaccggtcattaaacggtaaaaacccccctttataataataatattacttatatatatttgtatttttataaattaaaactaatatagcgttaagctttgtttaaagaattCCCTGTGGAAcgtaccggacttactaaaaactacactactgtacgattaggtacactgcctataagtgttgtagcaaggttaagttatatccgttctataaataaataaatatcttgtgtaaaattgtatcatatttaatagtttttcctagtaaaatataagatatttcatatacacctctgcgcacatcagatACTCATAGCTATAGCAGCGTACTATGACTATgagatttggcaaatggatgtcaaaaccgcattCCTAAATGGTCACcttagcgaggacgtatatatggtgcaacatgaagggtttgtgaatcctaagtatcctaataaagtatgcaagcttcagaaatccatttatggattgaagcaagcatcaaGGAGTTGGAACAAGAAATTTgatgagaaaatcaaagagtttggtttctcACAAAACCTTGACCAACCCTGTGTGTACATGAGAGCTAGTGGGAGCATTAAAGTCTttctgatcttatatgttgatgacatattactcatgtgAAATCATATTCCAACGCTACAAGACGTTAAGTCCtggcttggaaaatgtttctcTATGAAAGATCTGGGAAATGCAGCGTATATCCTAGGAATCAAGATCTATAGAGACAGATCTAAGCGGTTAATAGGTCTAAGTCAAAGTGCATATGTTGACAAAATCTTAAAGCGATTTAAGATGGAAGCTTCCAAGTGAGGTAGTCTTCCTCTGCAACCAAATGTGGTATTGAGTAAGTCTCAAGCCCCCTCTACACCCGAAGAGGTGAAACGAATGATTAGAgtcccatatgcttcagctattggATCCATCATGTATGCTATGAGGTGCACTAGACCAGATGTTTCTTTCGCTCTCAATATGACGAACCGAtaccaacagaatccaggtgattgTCACTGGACTGCTGTAAAGAATATATTGAAGTATTTGCGAaatactaaagatatgttcttagtTTACGGAGGTTTCGATGAACTGAGTGTAAAGTGTTACACTGATGCTAGTTtcgaaactgatcgagatgatagtCGATCACAATCTGGCTACGTTTTCATTATGAACGGAGGTGCAGTCGACTGGAGAAGCTAGAAGCAGAGCACTACATCGATGTCTACAACAGAATCAGAAAACATTGCTGCATCTGAAGCTGCTCAGGAAGCTGTTTGGATCAGAAAATTCATATCTGGGCTTGGCGTTGTTCCCAGCATTGAAAATCCCATGGACATGTATTGCGACAATACTGGTGCTATAGTAATAGAAAATGAACCAGGAGTTCTACGTGGTGAAACACATCCTTCGAAAATTTCACTACATACGTGAAGTTATAGAGAGAGGTGACGTACGTATTCAAAAGGTTCCAACAGAAGACAATCTAGCTGACCCGTTCACAAAGCCAATGTCTTGTACCAAGCATGTCGAGCATTCTAGGAACATTGGGCTTAGACCAGCTAATAGCTTTATGTAATTTTAGTATTTGGATAATTAGAACATGAAAGCAGTTTTTATTGTAATGAATTGATATAATGTGTTATGATCGTTTTATTTATAATTACTGTGTTCTATATTTGCATGTTTAAATCCGTGAATAATGACTTATTCTAAATTTTCCATTGTCGATTGATGATACGAGAGTAACATCAAACTAAGACAAATGTGGGTGTTTGATATGGTGTAATGTGTTTCTATCAAACTCACATGTATTCAtaggatgaatattggaatgacccaaccttcGAGTTTTCACTGCATGGATCGGCGTCAATAGTGAAACTCGCAAGTGGTTATGTCATAAGTCCttcgacttgagatgcacgccggtttcgatgtgtggagcattatactttgatatggttaaacgctgtcctggaTAAGGCTGTTATAAAAGCCATTATTGGGTGTAATGTGAAGCTCGTGACACACACGTGTAGGCaaaataggatttgttcctccaacctatttggagttagatacttttgagctcctcgatgaatgaataatatatttgtgtggccgcacccaaatgtatttgagatgatacttaattagtttggtgatctgattcatttctaagatcgagaaaactaaattgttaaacaaatgagaatgactgatgatccatgtctcaagtttaactaaagtatctgaaacaaagggaTAAATGACATTAACACTTAAAATGAGCAGTTTTGAGAAGctaccctcacgtgaatttggggacaatggcgTTTTGCTAGACGctaaccattgtttgtatagttacttggtgttgtgccatgcacaagtgggagtctgtaggatatatgcgcaaggtacaacacataactatatggctaaattcatgtgagccttcggggtcacacacatatacacctagacgtcaataaataatatatatgtgatatatattattcaagtaactaaatacaattaattagttaattaattagttgattaaattaattaataaaaattaaatttcTTATGCACCAAGGCAAAGTATTACGGAGTAAATATGTGTGGGATTCGATTTTCTCTAAACTGATTACATGTTTGTTTTCGATAAGGAAATTATATCACAATTATATTGTGATTATAATTTTGCACCGACCTTAACTTAAATTCGTAAAATTTTTGAGGAGTATAAATCATATGGATCCGTTTGGGTgatttagttattaatataattaatacgcttccgcttaaattgttattaatattatatgatgattcatgataatAATTAATTAGAAAATCGTTTTCTTAAAACCCTAAATCACCAACACTACAGACGGATGTAGCATTCATATGCCCTCTATGTAATATATGACTAATCATTACATCCTTCGAGTGTTTCTTAATCGATACATACATCCTTCATCTGCTATTACTTTATAACGTGAGAAACTTATCGATTTTGTTTTCATGATTTTTGTAGGTGAACCACGTGAACAGTATCATTGTGTTCTTGAAAGCAAGTCCTTTCTTGAGAAGATGACTGTTCTTGCCAATACGTGAAGTGGAAAATGAACTTTTATCTTCAAATGCAATGGTATAAAATTCACAACACATAAACATTCTTCAATGTATGTTGATTCCATGGTTTGGACTTAATATTTTGTCCACCATCTATGCAGAAATTCATAGATCACATTGGGACCTTTTACAATCATATATCGATAGGCGGGAACAGGTATTTGTTTATATCTTCCGGATCATTTAAGGTTCTCTGTGGCTTATAGGACCTTTGTTCAACTGTTTTTGTTGCAGGTTTGCCTCATAAAGGACTTGTAGGGTAACTAATGATACGCATAAGTGACCCATATCAAAACGACACACTATTAATAACACTCTGTCTGCAACATAACCGACGTGATCTATCCCGGCAAAAACCTCTTCCCGGCCCCACTTCAGTAATCCGACCAGAGGATTATTTACACACACATCCAGGAAGAATCCTCCCGGACAAAGGCCGACCGTGATGCTACCCGTCCATATCCCGGACAAGTGTGCAGGCTACCGACACCACTTAGTAAAATACAAAAGCATTGGGAAGATATGAGCCATATTATTACGTAAAGACCCAC
This genomic window from Rutidosis leptorrhynchoides isolate AG116_Rl617_1_P2 chromosome 2, CSIRO_AGI_Rlap_v1, whole genome shotgun sequence contains:
- the LOC139888192 gene encoding secreted RxLR effector protein 161-like; this encodes MIRVPYASAIGSIMYAMRCTRPDVSFALNMTNRYQQNPGDCHWTAVKNILKYLRNTKDMFLVYGGFDELSVKCYTDASFETDRDDSRSQSGYVFIMNGGAVDWRS